ATCACTGGTTGGCGAGCCGGTATCATCTGCTGTTTCACTGTTTGCTGTGGCTAGATCACATTTTGAGCCAGGAAGTGTCGCAGCCTGAGGGTTCAATTGGCCTTTTTTCACTCTATTCTCATCATTCTTTGGTCTCAAATCCTTTCCTCGGCCACCAACAAATCCTCTTCTGACTTGCGAGATATCTTCTTGACTTCCATCTTCCTCAGGCTTTTCACTTTCCCTGCCATATTGTCTTTCAGTCACACTGCTCACTGCACTGATTGAATCACACGTATCACCAGCATCTTCTTTACTCACCTTTGCTCTTGCCATTGAATTTTTCTCTGCATCGTGCCTACCATTCTTCACTGTCATAGTTAGAACTTGCTTCGCAGTGGGATTCACATTTGTGCAATTCATGCTATCATCAGTTGCCACTTTGGACAATGGTACAATTGTTCCTACAGGTTTGTCATTCCCATTCCTATCCCATTTTGTTACATACGACCCGTCCTGGTTCTGGACCAATGCTTTTGAATTGTTCACTGTTCCATAATCAAGAACTCCAGCAGACTGTCTGTCAAAGACTGTTGAGGATGGATCATACGTTTCCTGGCAAGGACTGGCATTGCACCTTGCTCTTTGCTCTTTACTTGTGACCATCTTGCCTTTTTCACTCTCCCATTCCTCAGTCAAACATTGAGACGTTGATGCATTTGTAATTGATATCTCTTGATTGTAATGTATTAATTCAGCCAGATCCTTGTGAGCAATTTCATTTACCTGTTGAACCCCTGCTCTTGTTGATGTTGTGTGTTTTTTGTTCCCATCCTCTCCCGAAATTGACCATCCTTCAGCATTAGATTTTAATTCCCGAGCCTCCTTTTCCAGGTCACTTTCCTGTTCTTTGCTTGTTTGTCTTCCTGGTATGATCTGCTTCTTTTCTTGTTTCCTTTTCAAAAGCAGAACTAGTAGAAGGGGAATGGAGAGCAGCCCTGAGAAAGCATAGTGAGAACGCAGTGGTTAGAGCTGAAATTTAAAAGCACTTCCATCACTttccagaaagaaaaaaaaaagaaactaggGACAGAAAGGAAAACTGGCAAAGACTGATTTTTCACCTCCAGCTTTGCTTTGTTCTGTCCACATGGGATACAATGGACTGAACAAAGCAAACATAttttctgtaggagccatttatgcttaattcagttattgtcattgtgttatggctatgttttaatatttctagtttatgtcttttttgcctgcatgtgggtgtgacttaatgcgtaattgggagtgtctagatgggaggaggctagtgtgtcgacagaggttgtgggtcagtttagactcggtggatggtgagcatacagttctttaccatgcgctcgcaccggttatatttgtaagaaccatacggtaataactgcaagaatttctagatattgtttgaagaagaaacagttgataaagtacggaaactgatgactctatgatttgtgctactttaataaaaccaattaatgaagaaaaggagtttggaagatttgttttgtcatatcagggtgcgacgtgtgcgtaagctataactacatttcatccccgagaagtaatggctatcgaagtgggatttcgagatggtatagaaactgccattacattttcTTTTCCCGATGTCATTGGCATTTGGGCACAGTGCCATTTGTGCAAAGTGAATGCAGCAAAGAGAAGCTGGGACATGTCTGCCCATCCCTGTGCCACTATGTGCACTCCAATCCAATGGCTCCAAGAGGAGAAGATGGAAAATTTGACTTCACCCCTCTCTTTCACTCAAAAAACTTAAGAATTCACAAAATTGAAAATAGAAACTTTGCAATGGTGGGGGAGGTGCAGAACAGAGATACTAACTGGAGATTGAACTGGTTCGTCCATCCCCATCAGCTAATGTGTTATTCACAGGGAAAAAACTGATAACCAAATGAGTTTAAATGAAATGTTACACAAAGTCTAGCATACAATAAACATTTGTAAAACATACCTAGCAGCCCAAGTAATTTAGGAAGCCGTTTCTCAGAAGGAAGGTGTTGATAAGACTGGATTGTACTTGCCGTTGTCTCACAGCCAAAATCAGATATATTCCAGACTGGGGTTCCCAGCAAGTTGGGAGGATCAAGGCAAGTAACAGAATACTTGTCGTCAAGAATAGATTTATTCATAAAGTCTGGAAATATTAAAGGTCAAATTATTGAGATAGCTGTACTGGAACACTATAAagatacattaaaaataaaaacagtaaacTCATCGGGCATTGATATCGACATAAAATTCGGACTTTACGACACCTACAACTTCCACAGGTGTTGCCTCAACCTGTTGAGCATTTCTAGTAACTAAAAATGTTTTGCATTTGGTTTCCCATTCTTTCAAGATATATTCATACCTGCATTTATGTCATGGATCATTTTTGCATTTATTCAACGATTATACAAGAAAGAGAAGCAAGAAATAGCTAAACAGTACTTCCCCCTCTCACAATGagatcttttacctcgagtccagtTACCTCACCAATCTCCATATTTCTTGGTTCCCTGAACATTCAAATACTTGCTAAATTTGAAACTTAGAACTGTTCATTATTTAGCAAAATATGTTATATTGAATCACATTGTGAATCTTTTAACATGGTAGAAGAACAGTACAACCTTTACCTCACTGATCTAACTATTTAGAGGAAGGAATTAACGATATACAAGTTGAGTTCAAACCTCAACACGGCACCAAGGAGAATTTCAAAATCAAGATCATTAATTtagtaaatctaaaataaatatcaataaTTGTGATCATCAATAAACTTGGTCATAATTACAAAATGATCTTTCCATTCTTATCTGGCCAAAATTTCATGCAGCCAGACAGGATTATACAACAAAcagacagatgctggaatcgagcaaaacacaaagtgctggaggaattcagtggttcaggcaacatctgttgagggaaatggacagacaatgttttggatcgggacccttcttcggagtgattggagtggaggtggggtggggaaggggttgggAAAGGAAGAGAGGTAAAGAGGTGGGGGCGAGACAAAGCCTGGTAAATGCTGTACCTGGTGGGTACAGGTGAAGGGGTGATGCTAGATCGGTGCAGTAAGTGACAAAAGctcgaggtgaaaaggagacaaaagtgtgtcagataaggagaggagtgaaatgtgaatccAGAgggtgggtcacagtttaagaataaggggtttaagaataaggggtttaagaataagtgaaaaggaaaaaccttttcactgaggaaaaaccttttcactgagagttgtgaatctggagttctctgtctcagaaggcagtggaggccaattctctggatgctttcaagagagtgttaaatagagctctgaaagatagcggagtcaagggatatggggagaaggcagaaacggggtattgattgtggatgatcagccatgatcacactgcatagcggtgctggctcgaagggctaaatagcctactcctacacctattgtctattgatatgtgtggaagggggggggggggaggagaggagaaataaggggaataaaaggaaaatatgggatgtagggatgggagatgagtgtacaaagGAGAGGAACTAAACAGGGTAACTGGTGAGTGGGTGAAATAGGAGCACATTGGGGTGGAGAAGGGACATGGGAAAGAGAGGAGGCTTAGGGTTATGATATAGCATGAAATGACACAATTCATTGCTCATTTCATTggactgtaagttgcccaagaggAAAATGATGTGCTATTGCATGcggcaatggaggagtcccatggACAGAGAAGTTGGCAtcggaatgggaaggggtgttaaaatgGTTCACGACCAGCAGTTTCAGCAGAATGTGATAGAATATCTCTACTAAGGTTGACCTGAAGTGACTCAGTAAGCATTCAATTGTTCCCAAGCTTTATGTTGAAAGGCAGTAAGAATAAAGATGGGGAGGCCTCCTTACATGGATAAAGTCACGTTCAACTGCTACAGTTTTGCCGTCAACTGCTAAATATTTCTAACACCTACAATATTTCGCACTTTAACTTCCGAATCGGCCCAGATTGTAGGAAGTCAGCAAGAATCACATAATCAGTCCATTAAAAGCAATTACCTCTGAGGAAGATTGCCAAATCAGCAAGTTCACAGGTGCAACACCAAGGATTGTCCTGGAGACCAAGCCTCTTGGGATGAAAGTCTACAAATGTCTGTATCCTCAGCAAGGTCAGGTTATTATTGGAAAGATTAAGGAAGGACAGCTTCAAATTATTCCTGAAACTCTGGTCTGCTATGGTTCTTATCATATTTTGAGAAAGATCAAGTTCGGCCAGATTGGTAAAGTTGGACAGGGTGGTCACATCAATGGCGCAAATTCTGTTTCTGACCAAAGAAAGTTTAACCAGCCTTGCAGGGCTGGTGAACCAGGAGGCACTGATGGTAGACAGTTTATTGTTGTCTAGAATCAGGACAGTTACGCTAAGGAAAGAATTGAAAGCTCCTTGCTCGATATTTGTGACATCACTGTCGACGATCGTTAGGTTGGTGACAGAGGAGAGGCTTGAGCTGTTGAACATGGTGCTGTTGATGGGTCCAATCCCACTCCCCACTTTGAACAAAAGGTGTTTCACGTTGGTAGGATACAATGAAGCTGAAAGACAAAGTGTTTTGAAAGTCACAAGTTTTAATGGCGAAGGAAAGAAGCTTCATTACTTGGGCTTCAACAAGCCCCCAAAAATTCTAAAAATGGGTTTCACATGTAacattgcagacagaattttcacTGGTAACATTGCGTTGCTAATGACAGAAGCCAGATTAAGACTCGCAACAAACAGTAGGTAACAAGTGCACAATTAACAATGGCATTGCTAGTAACATCCAtttttcatgaacagaaataacaAGACAAAATGTTGTTGCTGCTTTTGAATACAAGAAGCAGATTCAGAAGAAGCCCATTTCGCTCACTGGGCATTTTTCACCACTCGGTAAAAACCAATACCTCAAAATCATTTTCCTGCCCGCCCCCCATGCCCTTTGATAGCTTAAATTTGCACCACCAAATTAATGTCTGAAATCACATTCTGTGGCATAGGAAAATCCAAACATTTACCAAtatctgagagaagaaatttctcctcatttcaggAATGAAagtccttcccttattttgagattATTATTCCCATGTAAAATCCTCAACAGAAAAAAATATCCTCGCTGCATTTATCCTACACAGCTTTTTATAAATGCAAGTTCCAATAAGGTGCTCTCATTCTCTGaactctttattttttttaaaaacatagttTATTCATTCCCTTCACATGACAGACTGTTGGTTGAATGAATTgaaacatacaacatggaaacaggtcctttggcccacccagttcaCAATGGCCATCgacccacccgttcacactaattctacattatcccactttcgcaactatgcccccacacactaggggcaaatacAGAgagtaattaacctataaattggttcaggatcaaagccaggtctctggtgctgtgaagcatcaGCTCTACAAGATGCACTTCTGTGCCACCCTTCCAGGCACCCGCCAGGCAAATTTGGACGACATTCCCTCCATAACAAGGCCAATCTACTCAGAAAGAGTACACAGTATTTAAAAATTGTAGACAAACACCACACCACCATCGACCAATAAAAGTGGAGCAAATTCTCCAGAAATATTTAGTGCATGCAAGATAATTATATCTGGATTTTTAAAATGCAGCGACGCCAAGCCAACCATCCAACACTCTCTCGCactcatcccattttattttctcacCTTCCATCAACTCCCCGCCCCAACCCTTCCATTAACCTGCACAGTAAGAACACAAGCGGCAAATTAACCAAGCAACCCctgctgggaggaaaccagaggaacccCCATATGGCCAGAGAGACAAACTCTACAGAGATGAGTaggagccaggattgaacccaggccgcaGTGGTGGTGTGAGACACGAGCTCTAACAGCTATGCTTTCTGTGCTTTCGTTTCATGCACTTTAACAGTGTGGTCGGCGAGATTGATAGGATTCAACCCATCACTCTCCCCTCTGCTGAGGATTGGCATTGCTCCTCTTGTGCGTAAAGGTCTGGACAGACTTTGAAATTAAATGCGTTTGCCTGATTACAGTACACAGTTGTACTCACCGTGCGGTATAATGGTGCAGAGGTACACATTCTTATTTACGCCGACGCATGGATCACTGGCCTCGCACGTTGAATGAAGCAGATTCCAAGCATAAAGCGCTGACAGCAATACTGGGAAGAAAAATAGGACAACATTGATCAACAGGGAATGCGAGGTTGACGTGAATGAGAAGCTGCGGGTGTCAGATGGGGTGGGGGTTGTTTTCACTCATTTCACCCAGTGTTAACCTC
This DNA window, taken from Rhinoraja longicauda isolate Sanriku21f chromosome 31, sRhiLon1.1, whole genome shotgun sequence, encodes the following:
- the LOC144608274 gene encoding uncharacterized protein LOC144608274, which produces MSRCDYGIIQLSPDVPDAAGNRSNAKLELFSFTSTSHSLLINVVLFFFPVLLSALYAWNLLHSTCEASDPCVGVNKNVYLCTIIPHASLYPTNVKHLLFKVGSGIGPINSTMFNSSSLSSVTNLTIVDSDVTNIEQGAFNSFLSVTVLILDNNKLSTISASWFTSPARLVKLSLVRNRICAIDVTTLSNFTNLAELDLSQNMIRTIADQSFRNNLKLSFLNLSNNNLTLLRIQTFVDFHPKRLGLQDNPWCCTCELADLAIFLRDFMNKSILDDKYSVTCLDPPNLLGTPVWNISDFGCETTASTIQSYQHLPSEKRLPKLLGLLGLLSIPLLLVLLLKRKQEKKQIIPGRQTSKEQESDLEKEARELKSNAEGWSISGEDGNKKHTTSTRAGVQQVNEIAHKDLAELIHYNQEISITNASTSQCLTEEWESEKGKMVTSKEQRARCNASPCQETYDPSSTVFDRQSAGVLDYGTVNNSKALVQNQDGSYVTKWDRNGNDKPVGTIVPLSKVATDDSMNCTNVNPTAKQVLTMTVKNGRHDAEKNSMARAKVSKEDAGDTCDSISAVSSVTERQYGRESEKPEEDGSQEDISQVRRGFVGGRGKDLRPKNDENRVKKGQLNPQAATLPGSKCDLATANSETADDTGSPTSDDRPWDSEYGYVNLLHEIVENQGRRTRERWKQSQRFKITH